In one Thalassoroseus pseudoceratinae genomic region, the following are encoded:
- a CDS encoding ATP-binding protein → MSPRSLKYTPEEFGSSNDPLRTLQRRFVAGMFAVGLLALLNQVVLQPSLIQLTSDAPTINVAGRQRMLSQKLSKAALKLTDQTRSNDDEARAELQTALADWTAAHRGLQMGDRELQLPSNENTVIASVFVELEPHFAMMQQAATALTASDLDESTRQELVQVILAEEARYLPKMHQIVGLFEAESRERVRALRIAGWAIVGAILLLLVSLSRFAIHPVMQLIETRVAERTAQLQHMNRQLEREIADRELAERRTRELLDQLAHSSRLNSLGQMASSLAHELNQPLGAIVNFTGAAQTNLKRTPPPMNEVEGILEKISSAGLRAGAIVHRLRSFIRKDEDTREVVALPDLIREVIELCEPEARKQNVRIVFDAITEDVGPLTVTADAIQIQQVLVNLIQNAMHAMQDEPIEKRQVQIALARQFDDDELRIDVIDQGCGFDEDLKEELFTPFYTTRSEGLGMGLAICRSIVQDHQGRFWANSEPSGGAVFSLTLPVVSQHVRADCLPC, encoded by the coding sequence ATGAGCCCTCGCTCTCTGAAATACACGCCTGAGGAGTTCGGCTCCTCCAATGATCCGTTGCGAACCTTGCAACGCCGATTCGTGGCCGGCATGTTTGCGGTCGGACTATTGGCATTACTGAATCAAGTCGTGCTCCAGCCGTCACTTATTCAGTTAACATCCGATGCTCCGACGATCAATGTCGCCGGTCGTCAACGGATGTTGAGTCAGAAGTTGTCGAAAGCGGCTTTGAAACTGACCGATCAGACGCGGTCTAATGACGATGAAGCGCGAGCTGAATTGCAAACCGCGTTGGCGGATTGGACGGCGGCCCATCGCGGGCTACAGATGGGGGATCGGGAGTTGCAATTGCCTTCCAATGAGAACACGGTCATCGCATCCGTGTTCGTGGAACTCGAACCGCATTTCGCAATGATGCAACAAGCCGCCACGGCGTTGACTGCGTCTGACTTGGACGAATCGACTCGGCAAGAACTCGTCCAAGTGATTCTCGCCGAGGAAGCCCGCTACCTACCGAAGATGCATCAAATTGTCGGATTGTTTGAGGCGGAGTCACGAGAACGAGTTCGTGCGTTGCGGATCGCGGGATGGGCGATCGTGGGAGCGATCTTGCTATTGCTGGTGAGTCTCTCCCGGTTTGCAATTCATCCGGTCATGCAGTTGATCGAAACGCGTGTCGCGGAGCGAACCGCACAATTGCAACACATGAATCGTCAACTCGAACGAGAAATCGCGGACCGAGAATTGGCGGAAAGAAGAACGCGCGAACTCCTCGATCAATTGGCTCACTCGTCGCGACTGAATTCCCTGGGACAAATGGCGTCGAGTCTCGCACACGAATTGAACCAACCACTCGGAGCAATTGTGAATTTCACGGGTGCGGCTCAAACGAATTTGAAGCGGACCCCGCCTCCTATGAATGAAGTGGAAGGCATCCTGGAGAAAATCTCCTCCGCGGGGTTGCGTGCGGGAGCGATCGTGCATCGGCTCCGCAGCTTTATTCGGAAAGATGAGGACACCCGCGAAGTCGTTGCACTGCCAGATTTGATTCGTGAAGTCATCGAACTCTGCGAACCAGAAGCCCGCAAACAAAATGTGCGGATCGTCTTCGACGCAATCACCGAAGATGTCGGTCCACTTACTGTGACCGCCGATGCCATCCAAATTCAGCAAGTCTTGGTCAACCTGATTCAAAACGCCATGCACGCCATGCAGGATGAACCCATCGAGAAACGCCAAGTGCAAATTGCGCTTGCTCGCCAGTTCGATGATGATGAATTGCGAATCGACGTGATTGACCAGGGATGCGGTTTCGACGAAGACTTGAAGGAAGAACTATTCACCCCATTCTATACGACGCGAAGCGAAGGGCTTGGGATGGGACTGGCTATTTGCCGGTCTATCGTGCAAGACCATCAGGGCCGATTCTGGGCGAACTCGGAGCCATCCGGGGGAGCGGTATTCTCTTTGACTTTACCGGTTGTTTCTCAGCATGTACGAGCCGACTGTCTACCTTGTTGA